CCACATCGTTCTCCTGTTGTAGCAACTGGTGCGCTTGGTACATTATTTAATTGTCCATTAGCAAAGTCTACTAATATTGAAGATAATGATTGTGATTCTCTGGTTTCAAAAAGAAATGTAGTTGTACATGGATCAAGAGTTATTTCAGCAATCTTAAGATCAATAAATCCTTCAAAAAAAGAATTTGCAGGATACACATCTGCAACACCACTTTTAGGAACATAATTCCAATCTGTTGGTGATGTTGGAGCTGCGACATCTGCAGTATTTACTATTGTATAAAGGCTAGCTATATCTAAGGCAATAGGGGTTGTGTTTAAAGCTCCATTTTCCCAACGATACGCTTTTCTATCATCAACAGAACCTCCATTAACAAAATGGCTCACAATTAAAACATCTCCATCTTGATGAACCCCAGAAAAAGGATCACCAGACCCAGAAGTTCCTGTACCCGAAGGAGACACTTTGTTTTGTAATATCCATATTCCTATAGCCGCATCGCCTGAATTAGAAAATCTATCGGCAAAGAAATACAATTTGTCACCTGATAAATACGCTCCTGCATTTTGGATATCCATTTTATCATTTTGCTGACCTTGTTTCCATTTCCAACTTGAAAAATCGTTACCGTCTTTTGTTGTTCCTCCTGTATAACCACCATCATTTGAGGAATTTACAAGATCAAAAATATGAACCCTATTAGCTCCTGGCACATCAACATAATTAGGCCAGTCAACAGGACTCCCATCAGTAACAACAGGTTGTGCCCAAGAAATAGTTCCATACAAAAACAATGCAATTCCTATAAAAAAATGGAAGAAATTACGTTTGCTCCTATCTAGAACTTCTAGACAATAAATTGTTTTTTTTGTTTCAGAATTAAAAATATCTGATTTAGAAATCGTTTTTTGGAATGAGAAAGAATTTTTAAAAACCCTTAATATTTGTTCCAAAAGCTGCGAAAAAGTACTGTTTTTCATAATAATAGTATTTTAAAAATACCATTAATTAGAGGGAATAAAAAAGTTTACAGACCCGGGGCGAGGCAAATTTTAAGAAAAACCTATAAACCATCTTCAAGATATTCTTGAAGTAAAATGTCAAAAACCTTTATTACAAAGATTTTTCAGTCAAACAACTGACAATAAATAACTTAAATATCAACATAATAAAATTAATTAATAAAATTCAATTTGATTTACAAATAGCAACATACTCGACAACATTCGTATTTAATCGACAAAGCGCACCTGTAAAAAACTACAACCGTTTAATTTACAAATAGTTATATTTCATTTAAATTACACTTTATAATAATGATGGTACTACAAGGCTAATTTCTGTTTAAATTTTTTTTTAATCTGCAAAAGGTTTGTTAGTTTCTAATTGCTAAGAAGTCGCACACTTTTTTTAATTATAATTTATCGACCTATTCTTATTTACCCCAAATACATATTCAATTAACCCTCAAGTAACTACAACGATATTGAAAGGGTAAAATAGTGCTTAAATCAGAAAATACGCTGTCTTTTAATCTTAAATCAAAAAGTAATTTTACAATAGAAATTTTAAGTATTAATTTAAAACTAGAATTATGAAAAACATTTTAAAATTTAGTTTATTGTTGGTAGTAACAATGACTAGTATGAGTTCGTATGCAATCGATGGCGATTTTTTACTTAATGTAAAAAAAGGTAAAGGAAATGAAATTAGCTTTTCTATGAATGAAATCAAAAAAGTTAATGTATCTATTTATGATGATGAAAAAAACTTAATCTTCACTGAAATAGCAAAAGGTGAAAAAGGGATTTTGAGAACTTATAACTTAGATGAACTTCCTGCTGGAACGTACTATTTAGTTGTAGAAAACGAGCTAAAAAGTGTAAAACATGAAATCATTATTGCTGAAGAAAAGTCAATTTTGACTACAAAAGTAATTTCAGAAGTTTACAAACCGGCTATGAAAAATAAAAATGTAGCCAATGTTAATTAGATTATTAGAAAAAATAATTCCAAAATGTAATGTTTAAGAGGCTGTCCTTTATCATAGAACAGCCTCTTTTTTTTATAAAAAAATATAATTTTTGCAATTACATATTTCGTCTATATTGACCTCCAACTTCAAATAAAGCAGTGGTAATTTGACCTAAAGAACACACTTTTGTTGCTTCCATTAAGCGCTCAAATAAATTTTCATTTTTGATAGCAGCTTCTTGAATTGAATCTAATTGTTCTTTTACTTTATCTGTATTGGCTTTATGTAAATTATTCAGCATTTTAATTTGGTATTGTTTTTCTTCTTCAGTGGCACGAATCACTTCCGCAGGAATAATTGTTGGTGAACCTTTAGAACTTAAGAACATATTCACTCCGATAATTGGAAACTCACCGGTATGTTTCAAAGTCTCATAATACAAACTTTCTTCCTGAATTTTACTTCGTTGATACATCGTTTCCATAGCGCCAAGCACACCACCACGCTCGGTTATTCTGTCAAATTCTTCTAAAACAGCCGCTTCAACTAAATCTGTTAATTCTTCTATGATAAACGAACCTTGAATTGGATTTTCATTTTTAGCAAGTCCTAATTCTTTATTGATTATCAATTGAATCGCCATTGCTCGTCGCACAGATTCTTCTGTAGGTGTTGTAATTGCTTCATCATATGCATTGGTATGCAAGGAATTACAATTGTCATAAATAGCGTACAAAGCCTGTAAAGTGGTACGAATGTCATTGAAATCAATTTCTTGCGCATGAAGGGAACGGCCTGATGTCTGAATATGGTATTTAAGCATTTGAGCACGTTCGTTAGCACCGTATTTATTTTTCATGGCTTTCGCCCAAATTTTACGAGCTACACGACCAATAACAGCATATTCAGGATCAACACCATTCGAAAAGAAGAAGGATAAATTGGGTCCAAAATCATTAATATTCATTCCACGACTCAAATAATATTCTACGTAAGTAAATCCATTAGAAAGTGTGAAAGCCAATTGTGTGATTGGATTTGCTCCTGCCTCAGCAATATGATAGCCTGAAATAGAAACCGAATAAAAATTCCTTACATTATTAGTAATAAAATATTCCTGCACATCGCCCATTAATCGCAACGCAAATTCCGTAGAGAAAATACAGGTATTTTGCGCTTGATCTTCTTTCAAAATATCAGCTTGAACTGTTCCTCGAACTTGGGACAGCGTTCTGGCTTTAATTTCATTATAAATATCCAAAGGCAAAACTTGATCTCCTGTCACGCCCAAAAGCATCAACCCTAAACCATTATTCCCTTCGGGTAAATCTCCCTGGTAATGTGGTCTTTCAACTCCTTTTTTAGAATAAATAGCATTGATTTTTTTGGTAACTCCAGCTTCAAGATTATTTTCTTTGATGTAAAACTCACATTGTTGATCAATTGCTGCATTCATAAAAAACCCTAACAACATTGGAGCTGAACCATTAATTGTCATACTCACCGATGTCATAGCATGAACCAAATCAAAACCAGAATATAATTTCTTAGCATCATCTAAACAACAAATCGAAACTCCTGCATTTCCTATTTTTCCATAAATATCAGGGCGTAAATGTGGATCATTTCCATACAAAGTAACACTATCAAAAGCTGTTGACAATCGCTTTGCGGGCAATCCTGCACTTACATAATGAAAACGCTTGTTAGTTCTTTCTGGTCCTCCTTCACCTGCAAACATTCGTGATGGATCTTCACCTTCTCGTTTAAATGGATACAAACCTGCAGTAAAAGGAAATTCTCCAGGAACATTTTCCTGTAAGCACCAACGCAGAATATCGCCCCAAGCTTGATACTTTGGTAACGCTATTTTCGGAATTTGAGAATGTGAAAGCGACTCCGTATGTGTAGCCATTTTTATTTCTCTGTCGCGAACTTTGAATGTATAAACTGGATTTTTGTATTTATTTACTTTTTCATTCCAAGTCAAAATAATTTCCCAGTTGTAAGGATCCAAATCCATTTTTACTTTATCAAACTGGTTCAGCAAAAGATTCAAAAATATTTTATCTTCAGTGGCACCCGATTTTTCAGCTTCTAAAGCAGTTGGCAAAACCGAATCGTCATTAATTCCAGTTTTGTTCAATTCGGGATTTTTTTTAGCAACCGATTCAATCGTTTTAAAAATTCCGTATAATTTTTGAGCAACTTGTTCTTGGCTAAGAGCCGTAACATCATATTTTCTGTTGTTTTCGGCAATTTCAGATAAGTAACGCGTTCTGTGTGGCGGAATAACAAAAATCTTCTCGCTCATTTCACGCGTGATTTGGAATGTTGATTTCAAATCAGAATTTGTTTTCTCCTGGATTTTATCCATAATCGCTTTGTAAAGCGTATTCATTCCAGGATCATTGAACTGCGAAGCAATTGTCCCAAAAACTGGAAGTGTATCTAAATCTGCATCCCAAAGATTGTGGTTGCGTTGGTATTGTTTTTTCACGTCTCTTAACGCATCAAGAGAACCACGTTTGTCAAATTTATTTATCGCTACTAAGTCGGCAAAATCGAGCATATCGATTTTCTCTAATTGAGTTGCGGCACCAAATTCTGGTGTCATTACATATAAAGAAACATCCGAATGGTCCATAATTTCCGTATCAGATTGCCCGATTCCAGAAGTCTCCAAGATGATGATATCATATTTAGCTGCTTTAATCACTTGAATAGCATCAGCAACATATTTTGACAAAGCTAAATTGGATTGGCGTGTAGCCAATGAACGCATATAAACACGAGGACTATTGATGGCATTCATCCTAATTCTATCTCCTAGAAGTGCCCCACCCGTTTTACGTTTTGATGGATCAACAGAAATTATTCCGATGGTTTTTTCTGGAAAATCAATTAAAAAACGACGCACTAATTCGTCTACCAAAGATGATTTTCCTGCACCACCCGTTCCTGTAATTCCAAGGACAGGAGTATCCCCTCCCAACCTCCCCGAAGGGGAGGAGTTAGCATTATTATCCTTTATTTGAGGACTAAAAACTTTATGAAAATCATCAGGATTATTTTCCGCAAGTGAAATTAATCTAGCGATTGTGTTTACATTTTTCTCTTCAAGACTTTTTAAAACACCTGCATTTCCTAGCTTTATCAAAGCAGAGGCATCAGTGTTAGGATTTATTATATCCTTTCCTAGCTCCCTTCCTTCGGAGGGGTTGGGGGAGGATTTCTCCACTAAATCATTTATCATTCCTTGTAAACCCATGGCACGACCATCATCAGGAGAATAAATTCTTGTGATTCCATAAGTTTGTAATGCTGCTATTTCAGAAGGTAGGATTACTCCACCACCACCTCCAAATATCTTAATTTGTCCAGCTCCTTTTTCTTGAAGCAAGTCGTACATATATTTAAAATATTCGTTGTGACCGCCTTGATATGATGTTATTGCAATTGCATTAGCATCTTCTTGAATAGCAGTGTTTACAACTTCTTCCACGCTTCTATCATGACCTAAATGAATCACCTCAACACCTGTAGATTGAATGATTCTACGCATGATATTTATGGCTGCATCATGGCCATCAAAAAGTGCGGCAGCAGTAACAATTCTTACTTTATTAGTGGGTATATACGGTTTTATATGTTCCATTTTACGAATATGATAATTTAATAGCGCAATTTACGATTTATTTTTAATAATTACTTAATCTTAGATGCTGTTATTGATAAAAAAGCAATCCGGCTTTATTACAAGTCCAATAAAAAAAATAGCACTTTCGATGAATCTTTTGTTCCTAAATAAAATTAGAACTTTATTTTTGAATAAATAGTACTTTTGGCACGAACTTTAGGGTGAACTGAGGAACTAACATATAAAAACAATTTAAGATGAAAAAAATTTTAATTTTGGTAGTCGCAGTCTCCCTTTCAAGTTGTGCAGAAATGCAACAAGTTCTTAATCAATTACCGCAAAAACAAGGAATTGGAGGGGTTGATATTGCTGGAGGACTGAGAGAAGCATTGAATAATGGCATTTCAAAACAGGTAACAAAATTGACCGCTGTAGACGGCTTTTACAAAAATGAAGCTGTAAAAATTTTATTACCAGAAGAATTAAGAAAAGTAGATTCTGGTTTGAGAAAAATGGGTTTGAGTGCATTGGCCGATGAAGGTTTAAAAGTATTAAACCGTGCTGCCGAAGATGCCGTTAAAGAATCTACTCCTATATTTGTTGATGCGGTAAGAAACATAACTTTTACAGATGCCAAAACCATTTTGATGGGTAATGAAAATTCAGCGACTACCTATTTGCAAAATAGTACTTCAACTGCGCTATACGGGAAATTTAATCCTGTAATTAAAAATTCATTTAATAAAGTTGGAGCCGATAAAGTTTGGACTAACATTATAACAAAATACAACAGCATTCCATTAGTAAATAAAGTAAACCCTGATTTAACTGATTATGTTACCAATCAAGCGATGAATGGCGTTTTCAAAATGATTGCAGTGGAAGAAAAAAACATCCGAACAAATTTAAGTTCAAGAACATCCGTTTTATTGCAAAAAGTTTTTGCGATGCAGGATAAAATCTAATTTGAATTTTAGCCATTTTAAAAACACAAAACAGACAAATCAAATTTTGTTATAAAAAGAAATAAGTTTAGTTTTGAAAAATACAATTCTGTACAATACAGACTAAAGCTGAAAGAGATACATAAAATGCAAAAAATTACCATACTTATACATTGCGAAGACCAAAAAGCAATTATTTCCTCTGTTACCAATTACATTGCCTCTATTGATGGTAATATTATTTATCTAGACCAACATGTTGATGCTGATGAAAATGTATTTTTCATGCGTTTGGAATGTGAGTTCAGTGCAAAAAATTGGGATATTGAAGCCATAAAAACTGATTTTCAAGCTAATTTAGCCACTCCATTTAATATGTCTTGGGAAATATATACCCAAGACGAAAAACCAAAAATGGCTTTGTTTATTTCTAAATATGACCATTGTTTATATGATATTTTAGGACGCTATAGCGCTGGAGAATTACCTCTCGAAATCCCTTTAATCATAAGCAATCATGAAGATTTAAAATCAGTTGCCGAACGTTTTTCCATTCCTTTTCATTATGTTCCTTTTACGAAAGAAATAAAAATTGAAGGAGAACAAAAGCAGATGGATTTGTTGAAGCAATATAAAATTGACTTCATCGTTTTAGCACGCTATATGCAAATTATTACACCTAATTTGATTGCAAAATACAAGAATCAAATTATTAATATTCATCATTCCTTTCTACCTGCATTTCCTGGAGCAAAACCATACCATTCTGCTTTTAAACGTGGCGTAAAAATTATTGGTGCCACCAGCCACTATGTAACGGAAGGATTAGATGAAGGTCCAATTATCGAGCAAGATATTGCCCGAGTTTCACACAGCCATTCTATAGAAGATTTTATTATGAAAGGACGTGATTTAGAACGCATGGTTTTGGCAAGAGCCATAAAATTGCATGCGGAAAGAAAAACAATGGTTTACAATAATAAAACTGTGGTGTTTTCATAAAAAAATAACACATTCACTTATATAAAAATGCTCCTTAAATAAGGAGCATTTTTTATTTAAACTATCGTTCTAACATATCAACATCTACACCCAGTCCATCAGCAACTGCGGCACCTAATCTTCCATCAACTCTATACCAATGACACAATTGTCGGTTGATAATTTCAGATTTTTTAGGACCTTCTATTCCTGACATAGCGCTAATAATATTGTGTACAGTATTTTCTTGTTGTTTTGGAGTCATTATTTTGAATAAATTCCCAGGTTGGGTATAATGATCATTTTCGCCTTCACAGTTTCTATCATACCAATCCGCAATGGTACTTTGTACTTCTAATGGTGGTTCTTTGTACGCTGGATCGATTTTCATATCATCAAAACTATTTGGATAATAATTTGGATTTTCGCCACCATTTCCGTCTATTCTCATTTGACCGTCTCTTTGATAATTATTAGTTGCAAATGGACAGCGATTTACAGGAATCTGCTCATAATTTGCACCCAACCGATACCGATGCGCATCAGGATAGGAAAGCAAACGACCTTGCAACATTTTATCAGGCGAATAGCCAATACCATTTACAATATGTGCTGGCGCAAAAGCTGCTTGCTCAATATCTTGAAAATAGTTATGAGGATTTTGATTGAGTTCTAAAACCCCAACATCAATTAAAGGAAAATCAGCATGAGGCCAGACTTTTGTTAAATCAAATGGATTAAAATAGTATTCTTGAGAATTTGCTTGTGCCTCAGTCATTACTTGAATCTTAAGATTCCATTTTGGAAAATTACCAGCATCGATATTTTCAATCAAATCACGTTGTGAAAAGTCCATATCATGCGCTTTCATTTGGGCTGCTTCTTCATTAGTAAAATTCTTAATCCCTTGCGCCGTTTTAAAATGAAATTTCACATAAAAACGTTCGTTGGCATTATTAATCATCGAAAAAGTATGACTTCCATATCCATTCATATGACGATATCCATAAGGAGTTCCTCTATCCGACATTAGTATCAAAACTTGATGCAAACTTTCTGGATTTAGTGACCAATAATCCCACATCATTGTTGGTGACTTCATATTCGTATAAGGATCTCGTTTTTGAGTATGAATAAAATCGCCAAACTTTTTTGGATCTTTTATAAAGAAAACTGGCGTATTGTTACCTACTAAATCCCAATTCCCATCTTCTGTATAAAATTTTATAGCAAATCCCCTAGGATCACGTTCTGTATCTGCCGAACCTTTTTCTCCACCAACAGTCGAAAACCGAAGCAATACTTTAGTTTCCTTACCTATTCCTGAAAAGACTTTTGCTTTCGTATATTTAGTAATATCATGGGTTACTGTAAAAGTTCCAAACGCTCCAGAACCTTTTGCATGAACCACTCTTTCTGGAATACGCTCCCTGTTGAAATGGGCCATTTTTTCGTGAAGAATATAATCTTGAAGCAACAATGGACCTCGCGGACCTATTGATTGTGAATTTTCATTTTCTACAAAAGGTCTTCCAGACGCCGTTGTAAGTTTATTATGTGATTTCATAATTGTAAAATATAATAGTTACATCCAAAAGTGGCTTACTTAAAATTATAAATGAGTAGATAGTTTTTGTTTCAAGACAAAAACTATTTATCGATTTTTACAACACATAAAAGAATAAGAAAATAATCTGATTTTCAGGGGCAAAAAAGGGTATTGAAAGTCAACATAATAAAGTTAAGAAACTTAACTTATTAACAACAAAGTAATAACAAAATCTTAACAGCCAACAAAGGCTTTATGTTTCATCTTTGTAGTGTAATAAACTGGTTATTTATTACTTTGGTTTTGGTTAGTTATAAAAATGCTGATATCTTTTGATATCGGCATTTTTTATTTTGTAGTATTTATAAAAGACAGTACTGCGGAGTTAAATGCCAGTGGCTGTTCAACGTTTACAACGTGTCCACAATTAGCAATAACAAATAATTGAGAGGAACGATAATGGCTTTCAACTACTTTACGAACAGAGGGTAAAAACATATAATCTTCCTCGCCCATTACGTATAAAGTAGGAATACTTAATTCTACTTGTCTAAACCATTTCAGCACTGGATTAATTTCGGCAGTTAGTTTAAACCATTTTATAAATTCTTTTTGGTATAATTTCTTCGCTTCATTTATAAAAAGCAACCTAGATTGTTTATGGCTTTTTTTAGGCATTATTACAAAAGCAAAAAATCGATACAAAACTAAATACGGCAGCACATACTTGAACATGTTGCCTAGTCTCATTAATACCTGAGAACGAAAATTCATTTTAAGAATTGCTCCTCCTAAAATCATGCTTTGAACGCGCTCCGGATACATTTCTGCTAATTGTCTAATTAGAATTGTTCCTAAAGAAATTCCAACAAAATGTGATTTTTCTATCTTCAAAAAATCTAAAACCTCCAAAATATCATGCGATAATGCAGCAAAGGTATATTTTTGTTTAAAAGCTGTTTTTATTGTTGTTTTCGAATTTCCATGTCCTCTTAAATCTAAAAGGAGAACATTATATTGTTTCTGAAAATCCCGAATTTGTTTAAACCAAATAGAAGAACTACCACCTGCACCATGCACAAAAGTTACCCATTGTGTGCTGGTTTCATTTTTATAAATGGTGTAATTAATCATATTTGTTTTTTTGGTAAAAATAGAATTTTAATTTTAATTGTCAATCTTAACATAAAATAATGCTCATTTAAAGATTGTATAACG
Above is a window of Flavobacterium sp. 123 DNA encoding:
- a CDS encoding FimB/Mfa2 family fimbrial subunit: MKNILKFSLLLVVTMTSMSSYAIDGDFLLNVKKGKGNEISFSMNEIKKVNVSIYDDEKNLIFTEIAKGEKGILRTYNLDELPAGTYYLVVENELKSVKHEIIIAEEKSILTTKVISEVYKPAMKNKNVANVN
- a CDS encoding methylmalonyl-CoA mutase family protein produces the protein MEHIKPYIPTNKVRIVTAAALFDGHDAAINIMRRIIQSTGVEVIHLGHDRSVEEVVNTAIQEDANAIAITSYQGGHNEYFKYMYDLLQEKGAGQIKIFGGGGGVILPSEIAALQTYGITRIYSPDDGRAMGLQGMINDLVEKSSPNPSEGRELGKDIINPNTDASALIKLGNAGVLKSLEEKNVNTIARLISLAENNPDDFHKVFSPQIKDNNANSSPSGRLGGDTPVLGITGTGGAGKSSLVDELVRRFLIDFPEKTIGIISVDPSKRKTGGALLGDRIRMNAINSPRVYMRSLATRQSNLALSKYVADAIQVIKAAKYDIIILETSGIGQSDTEIMDHSDVSLYVMTPEFGAATQLEKIDMLDFADLVAINKFDKRGSLDALRDVKKQYQRNHNLWDADLDTLPVFGTIASQFNDPGMNTLYKAIMDKIQEKTNSDLKSTFQITREMSEKIFVIPPHRTRYLSEIAENNRKYDVTALSQEQVAQKLYGIFKTIESVAKKNPELNKTGINDDSVLPTALEAEKSGATEDKIFLNLLLNQFDKVKMDLDPYNWEIILTWNEKVNKYKNPVYTFKVRDREIKMATHTESLSHSQIPKIALPKYQAWGDILRWCLQENVPGEFPFTAGLYPFKREGEDPSRMFAGEGGPERTNKRFHYVSAGLPAKRLSTAFDSVTLYGNDPHLRPDIYGKIGNAGVSICCLDDAKKLYSGFDLVHAMTSVSMTINGSAPMLLGFFMNAAIDQQCEFYIKENNLEAGVTKKINAIYSKKGVERPHYQGDLPEGNNGLGLMLLGVTGDQVLPLDIYNEIKARTLSQVRGTVQADILKEDQAQNTCIFSTEFALRLMGDVQEYFITNNVRNFYSVSISGYHIAEAGANPITQLAFTLSNGFTYVEYYLSRGMNINDFGPNLSFFFSNGVDPEYAVIGRVARKIWAKAMKNKYGANERAQMLKYHIQTSGRSLHAQEIDFNDIRTTLQALYAIYDNCNSLHTNAYDEAITTPTEESVRRAMAIQLIINKELGLAKNENPIQGSFIIEELTDLVEAAVLEEFDRITERGGVLGAMETMYQRSKIQEESLYYETLKHTGEFPIIGVNMFLSSKGSPTIIPAEVIRATEEEKQYQIKMLNNLHKANTDKVKEQLDSIQEAAIKNENLFERLMEATKVCSLGQITTALFEVGGQYRRNM
- a CDS encoding DUF4197 domain-containing protein; this translates as MKKILILVVAVSLSSCAEMQQVLNQLPQKQGIGGVDIAGGLREALNNGISKQVTKLTAVDGFYKNEAVKILLPEELRKVDSGLRKMGLSALADEGLKVLNRAAEDAVKESTPIFVDAVRNITFTDAKTILMGNENSATTYLQNSTSTALYGKFNPVIKNSFNKVGADKVWTNIITKYNSIPLVNKVNPDLTDYVTNQAMNGVFKMIAVEEKNIRTNLSSRTSVLLQKVFAMQDKI
- the purU gene encoding formyltetrahydrofolate deformylase, giving the protein MQKITILIHCEDQKAIISSVTNYIASIDGNIIYLDQHVDADENVFFMRLECEFSAKNWDIEAIKTDFQANLATPFNMSWEIYTQDEKPKMALFISKYDHCLYDILGRYSAGELPLEIPLIISNHEDLKSVAERFSIPFHYVPFTKEIKIEGEQKQMDLLKQYKIDFIVLARYMQIITPNLIAKYKNQIINIHHSFLPAFPGAKPYHSAFKRGVKIIGATSHYVTEGLDEGPIIEQDIARVSHSHSIEDFIMKGRDLERMVLARAIKLHAERKTMVYNNKTVVFS
- a CDS encoding catalase, giving the protein MKSHNKLTTASGRPFVENENSQSIGPRGPLLLQDYILHEKMAHFNRERIPERVVHAKGSGAFGTFTVTHDITKYTKAKVFSGIGKETKVLLRFSTVGGEKGSADTERDPRGFAIKFYTEDGNWDLVGNNTPVFFIKDPKKFGDFIHTQKRDPYTNMKSPTMMWDYWSLNPESLHQVLILMSDRGTPYGYRHMNGYGSHTFSMINNANERFYVKFHFKTAQGIKNFTNEEAAQMKAHDMDFSQRDLIENIDAGNFPKWNLKIQVMTEAQANSQEYYFNPFDLTKVWPHADFPLIDVGVLELNQNPHNYFQDIEQAAFAPAHIVNGIGYSPDKMLQGRLLSYPDAHRYRLGANYEQIPVNRCPFATNNYQRDGQMRIDGNGGENPNYYPNSFDDMKIDPAYKEPPLEVQSTIADWYDRNCEGENDHYTQPGNLFKIMTPKQQENTVHNIISAMSGIEGPKKSEIINRQLCHWYRVDGRLGAAVADGLGVDVDMLER
- a CDS encoding alpha/beta fold hydrolase, which encodes MINYTIYKNETSTQWVTFVHGAGGSSSIWFKQIRDFQKQYNVLLLDLRGHGNSKTTIKTAFKQKYTFAALSHDILEVLDFLKIEKSHFVGISLGTILIRQLAEMYPERVQSMILGGAILKMNFRSQVLMRLGNMFKYVLPYLVLYRFFAFVIMPKKSHKQSRLLFINEAKKLYQKEFIKWFKLTAEINPVLKWFRQVELSIPTLYVMGEEDYMFLPSVRKVVESHYRSSQLFVIANCGHVVNVEQPLAFNSAVLSFINTTK